In Buchananella sp. 14KM1171, the genomic stretch ACCCGATCGTCCTGGTCTCATACCTCATCGCCTGCTCCCGGTACGAAGACCCGGACGTGGCCGCCACCGTCAAGGCATACCTCGCCTTCATCGCCTCCGAGGAAGGCCAACAGATCGCCGCAGACCCGAACGTGGCCGGCGCCGCCCCCATCTCGCCCGCCCTGCGCGCCAAGGTCGATGCAGCCATCGCCCAGATAGTCACCGACTAGCCCCGGCCCCGCACCGGCCCGGTCCGCCGCGAGGAAACCGGCGAAACCGCACCGGCAAGGGCGCACAAAGGCCGCGCTGAGCGGGGCAGCCCCCCGGCAGCGTCGGACACCACCAGACCACAACGCAGCAAACAGCAAGGAGAACGCATGGCAGCCGAACAGGCGCCAAACGTCGCCAGCCAACTGGGCAAGAAGGCCCCAGGGCGCGTCGGAAACCAACTGTTCGCGGGAATCTCATACTCCGCCGGCATCGTCATCATGATCGTGCTGGCGGCAGTGGCCGGCTTCCTGCTGTGGAGCTCCTGGGACGCGCTGACCGCAGACCGGCAGGCCCTGGCAGAGGTCGGGTTCATGCGCGGCAAGAGCTTCTGGGCCTACGTGGCCCCGCTCGTCTTCGGCACCCTCCTGGCCGCCGCCCTCGCCCTGCTCATCGCCGTGCCGCTCTCCACCGGCGTGGCCCTGTTCATCTCCCACTACGCCCCGCGCCGCCTAGCGCAGGCGCTCGGCTACCTGGTGGACCTGCTGGCCGCCATCCCCTCCGTCATCTACGGCCTGTGGGGCTTCCTGTGGCTGCGCCCCCTCATGGAACCCGTCTACCAGTGGCTCACCGACAACCTGGGATTCATCCCCCTGTTTGCGGGCTACTCCGCCCCCGGCAAGAACATCCTCACCGGCGGGCTGGTGCTGGCGGTCATGATCCTGCCCATCATCACCGCCACCATGCGAGAAGTCTTCCTGCAAACCCCGCGCCTCCAAGAGGAAGCCTCCCTGGCCCTCGGCGCCACCCGCTTCGAGATGATCCGCCAGACCGTGCTGCCCTTCGGGCGTTCCGGCATGATCTCCGCCTCCATGCTCGGGCTCGGGCGCGCACTGGGTGAAACCATGGCCGTGCTGATGATCCTCTCCCCGGGCGCCTTCATTAACCTCAACATCCTCCAGGCCGGGCAGCACCAGACCATCGCCGCGAACATCGCCGCCCAGTTCCGCGAGGCATTCGGCTTGTCCCGCTCCGTCCTGTTCGCCTCCGGCCTGGTCCTGTTCGTCCTCACCTTCGCCGTCAACATGCTGGCCCGCTGGATCATCGCGCGCCGCGCCGAGTTCTCTGGAGCAAACGCATGAGCGCCGCCGTGCTGACCGAATCGACCATGAAGCCTAGGCGCCTGCCCAAGTGGACCTGGGCGGCGGTGGCCGGTGCCAGCGCCGCCACAGTCGGGTTCGGGGCGCTCGCCGCCGGCGGGCTCAACCCGCTCGCCGCGCTCGCCCTGACCGGCCTGCTCTACCTGGTGGTCATGACCGGCGCCTCCTGGATCGTCGAGGGCCGCCGGTGGGGCACCAACACGCTCGTCACCACCCTCGTGGTCTTCGCGTTCATCGCCGTGATGATCCCCCTGGTCTCCCTGGTATGGACCGTGGCCGCCGACGGCATCAAGGCCCTGTCCTGGGACTTCTTCACCGAGGACATGAAGGGCGTGCGCGGCGGCGAAGCCCCCGGCATCGGCCACGCCATCCTGGGCACCCTGTGGGTCACCCTGCTGGCCTCCGCCATCTCCGTGCCGCTCGGCATCCTCACCGCCGTCTACCTGGTCGAGTACGGGCGCGGCTGGGTGGCCCGCACCGTCACCT encodes the following:
- the pstC gene encoding phosphate ABC transporter permease subunit PstC, whose translation is MAAEQAPNVASQLGKKAPGRVGNQLFAGISYSAGIVIMIVLAAVAGFLLWSSWDALTADRQALAEVGFMRGKSFWAYVAPLVFGTLLAAALALLIAVPLSTGVALFISHYAPRRLAQALGYLVDLLAAIPSVIYGLWGFLWLRPLMEPVYQWLTDNLGFIPLFAGYSAPGKNILTGGLVLAVMILPIITATMREVFLQTPRLQEEASLALGATRFEMIRQTVLPFGRSGMISASMLGLGRALGETMAVLMILSPGAFINLNILQAGQHQTIAANIAAQFREAFGLSRSVLFASGLVLFVLTFAVNMLARWIIARRAEFSGANA